In the genome of Treponema pedis, one region contains:
- a CDS encoding ABC transporter ATP-binding protein yields the protein MKYLLEVKDLKKDYEIRKGIFKRRETVHAVKNISFKIHRGQIVGLAGESGSGKTTVAKIITKIEAPTCGSVQFNGVRIDNIKEREFLKYRTDIQMIFQNPFASMNPKLKLKPSLLEAPVINKLYLKKEAQERLINFMKEFGLKSEILKRFPGEVSGGELQRLSIIRALSVNPKFLIADEIVSALDVPVQIRILKLLKKLQKNYKLSILFISHDLSVIKNIADRVVILKNGNIVEENLTEKIFLNPEHEYTRQLVNSVPSLNGLCRNR from the coding sequence ATGAAATATTTATTGGAAGTAAAAGATTTAAAAAAAGATTATGAGATACGCAAAGGCATTTTTAAAAGGAGAGAAACGGTTCATGCGGTGAAAAATATTTCTTTTAAAATACATCGAGGACAGATTGTAGGACTTGCCGGAGAAAGCGGTTCCGGTAAAACTACGGTTGCTAAAATAATTACAAAAATAGAAGCTCCCACTTGCGGGTCCGTTCAATTTAACGGAGTGCGCATAGATAATATAAAGGAAAGAGAATTTTTAAAATACCGTACCGACATTCAGATGATATTTCAAAATCCGTTTGCATCAATGAATCCGAAACTTAAGTTAAAACCTTCTTTATTGGAAGCTCCCGTTATAAACAAACTTTATTTAAAAAAAGAAGCGCAAGAGCGCCTTATAAATTTTATGAAAGAATTCGGTTTGAAATCTGAAATTTTAAAACGTTTCCCGGGAGAGGTAAGCGGAGGTGAACTGCAAAGGCTGTCAATAATACGGGCATTATCGGTCAATCCTAAATTTTTAATTGCCGATGAAATCGTTTCGGCATTGGACGTGCCCGTTCAAATACGGATATTAAAGCTTTTAAAAAAATTACAAAAAAATTATAAATTGAGTATTTTATTTATTTCTCATGATTTATCCGTAATAAAAAATATTGCCGACAGGGTTGTTATTTTAAAAAACGGAAATATTGTAGAAGAAAACCTGACGGAAAAAATATTTTTAAATCCGGAGCATGAATATACAAGACAGCTTGTAAATTCCGTTCCGAGTTTAAACGGTTTGTGCCGAAATCGGTAA
- a CDS encoding energy-coupling factor transporter transmembrane component T family protein: MSNKLTNTLQIDPRAGLLIVFLFAFTGLTVNKPLSSHVLVFFCALYVISVRAYKACIIYTLIYVIISSAMYFIAMIQNTAVILMIVSLSYITQKFIIMLMALAFLKKATSMPYLISAMQVLKFPNVFSIPFIVSLRYLPTIKEDYRCLKDSLKIRGISTSGIQFFIHPIRTLELLIVPILFRSVRAAEELSASALLRGIEEFKQRTNLYPLKFKRTDYVYTASAIIVAVAVYFLQFWRF; the protein is encoded by the coding sequence TTGAGTAATAAGCTAACGAATACGCTGCAAATAGACCCGCGTGCCGGTCTTCTCATTGTATTTTTATTTGCTTTTACGGGACTTACGGTAAATAAACCGCTAAGCTCTCATGTACTTGTTTTTTTCTGTGCATTGTATGTAATAAGTGTAAGGGCGTACAAGGCCTGTATCATATATACGCTTATATACGTAATCATTTCATCGGCCATGTACTTTATTGCAATGATTCAAAATACGGCTGTTATACTGATGATTGTTTCTTTAAGTTATATTACTCAAAAGTTTATCATTATGCTTATGGCGCTGGCCTTTTTAAAAAAGGCAACATCTATGCCGTATCTCATATCGGCAATGCAGGTTTTAAAGTTTCCTAATGTATTTTCAATTCCGTTTATCGTTTCTTTAAGATACTTACCTACAATAAAAGAAGATTATCGGTGTTTAAAAGACAGTTTAAAAATACGCGGGATTTCAACTTCAGGTATACAATTTTTTATTCACCCCATAAGAACCTTGGAACTTTTAATTGTTCCGATTTTGTTTAGAAGCGTACGTGCAGCGGAAGAATTGTCGGCTTCGGCATTATTAAGAGGAATAGAAGAATTCAAACAAAGGACAAATCTCTATCCTTTAAAATTTAAAAGGACGGATTATGTATATACGGCTTCAGCAATAATTGTTGCAGTTGCAGTCTATTTTTTACAGTTTTGGAGGTTTTAA
- a CDS encoding ECF transporter S component, whose translation MEKTITKQAVFIRELIMAGILLVTGVLLPIGFHTFKLGGPVFLPMHIPVMLAGFMLNPLSACIVGFITPILSTAFTGMPPFPVVMSQMAVELAAYAFFIAVFSQRLKLNSYVSLILGMISGRLVCAILVFIFSLTVTGYKGTPVKFLIGGISKGWPGLLVQIVLIPFLVTWFKRIRLIEK comes from the coding sequence ATGGAAAAAACAATTACAAAGCAGGCTGTTTTTATAAGAGAGCTTATAATGGCAGGTATTCTTTTGGTGACGGGTGTGTTGTTGCCTATAGGATTTCACACATTTAAACTGGGAGGCCCGGTATTTTTACCCATGCATATTCCCGTAATGCTTGCAGGTTTTATGCTTAATCCTTTATCGGCATGTATTGTAGGCTTTATTACTCCGATTTTAAGTACGGCATTTACAGGTATGCCTCCTTTCCCGGTTGTAATGAGTCAAATGGCCGTAGAACTTGCCGCTTATGCCTTTTTTATCGCCGTATTTTCACAAAGGTTAAAACTTAACTCTTATGTTTCCCTTATTTTAGGAATGATAAGCGGCAGACTCGTTTGTGCAATATTGGTATTTATTTTTTCACTTACCGTAACGGGATACAAAGGAACTCCCGTGAAGTTTTTAATAGGCGGCATTTCCAAAGGCTGGCCCGGTCTTTTAGTTCAGATAGTCCTGATTCCTTTTTTAGTAACATGGTTTAAACGTATAAGACTTATAGAAAAATAA
- a CDS encoding ATP-binding cassette domain-containing protein: protein MLIKKIYTQFVETARLYNNSSRGKALTKVFSLLEELGMSTKVKDYDKYPHEYSGGMRQQTAIALCLLNSPKILIADEPTTSLDAINQLKFINYIQSVCNKKNITLIYITHNFGLTLKICKDIIVLKDGEIVEKGNPENVFIKPKHVYTEILVNSAKQMMRN, encoded by the coding sequence ATCCTTATAAAAAAAATATATACGCAGTTTGTCGAAACCGCACGGCTTTACAATAATAGCAGCAGGGGGAAAGCATTGACAAAAGTTTTTTCGTTGTTGGAAGAACTGGGAATGAGCACTAAGGTTAAAGATTACGATAAATACCCTCATGAATATAGCGGAGGAATGAGACAGCAGACTGCAATTGCGCTCTGTTTATTAAACAGTCCTAAAATTTTAATTGCCGATGAGCCTACAACTTCTTTAGACGCAATAAATCAACTGAAATTTATAAATTATATACAATCGGTATGCAATAAAAAAAATATTACATTGATATATATCACGCATAATTTCGGCTTGACTTTAAAAATATGTAAAGATATAATAGTATTAAAAGACGGTGAAATTGTAGAAAAGGGTAATCCTGAAAATGTTTTTATAAAGCCTAAACATGTATACACTGAAATTTTAGTCAACTCCGCAAAACAGATGATGAGGAACTAA
- a CDS encoding ABC-F family ATP-binding cassette domain-containing protein, with product MPFIQLSKISLAFGDRDILKDITLVLTGGTKAALTGANGCGKSTLMKIIAGLSAADSGEISSEKGTTFAYLPQSGIVHKGKALIDEVETAFDYGLEILNKMDKIGGDMTSEKDEQKLSNLAEEYHSLQTELENSGWNARKGLIDETLRGLGFTERDFNKNTEEFSGGWQMRIALAKVLLQNTDIVILDEPTNYLDMEARNWLELWLKNFKGGFLLVSHDRYFLDQCVSEIYELFNGSLKKYKGSYTDYEKTRLTEIESLVKAYKHQQEEIAKTEDFIRKFRYKASKAASVQDRIKKLEKLERIEIPEHLKKIHFSFPPAPHSGNIILQAENICKAYGTRSVIKNLDLTVERNEKLVLAGKNGAGKSTLLRILAGEDSDFSGTVKEGSGVKMGYFSQDESETITGSETIIAMLERTAPLELIPKLYDMLAAFLFRGDDIYKPLSVLSGGEKSRLALLSLLLKPLNLLILDEPTNHLDLHSKDVLLDALKRFDGTVVFVSHDKGFIKDLATRVLELKASDNPSEPSRIRNFPGTYDYYLYRLEQEEKGSAIEGEVNYKLSGTADVEKNVKQLSYEEQKRLKAEKRKLEKEEERILAEIEKCEDEISENENLLAEPEIYSDGEKSKFVQQEISRLKQLAERLSEDWAAIGEKIAAC from the coding sequence ATGCCATTTATTCAGCTTTCAAAAATTTCGCTTGCTTTCGGCGATAGAGATATTTTAAAAGATATTACCCTGGTTTTAACCGGAGGTACAAAGGCTGCTTTAACCGGTGCCAACGGCTGCGGAAAATCCACATTGATGAAGATAATAGCGGGTTTAAGCGCTGCCGATTCGGGAGAGATATCCTCGGAAAAGGGAACTACATTTGCCTATTTGCCGCAATCCGGTATTGTTCATAAAGGAAAGGCTCTTATAGATGAGGTTGAAACGGCATTTGATTACGGCTTGGAAATTTTAAACAAGATGGATAAAATAGGCGGTGATATGACTTCCGAAAAAGATGAGCAAAAACTTTCAAATCTTGCTGAGGAATATCACAGTCTTCAAACGGAACTTGAGAATTCCGGTTGGAATGCGCGTAAGGGTTTAATTGACGAAACTCTTAGAGGCTTGGGTTTTACGGAGCGGGATTTTAATAAAAATACGGAAGAATTTTCAGGCGGCTGGCAAATGAGGATTGCCCTTGCAAAGGTGCTTTTACAAAATACGGACATTGTAATTTTAGATGAGCCTACAAATTATCTTGATATGGAAGCCCGCAATTGGCTTGAACTTTGGCTGAAAAATTTTAAGGGCGGTTTTTTACTTGTAAGCCATGACAGGTATTTTTTGGACCAATGTGTTTCGGAAATATATGAATTGTTTAACGGTTCGTTAAAAAAATACAAGGGTTCATATACCGACTATGAAAAAACCAGATTAACGGAAATCGAAAGTTTGGTAAAAGCTTATAAACACCAGCAGGAAGAAATTGCCAAAACGGAAGATTTTATAAGAAAATTCCGTTACAAGGCGAGTAAGGCCGCTTCCGTTCAGGACAGAATAAAAAAACTTGAAAAATTGGAAAGGATAGAAATCCCGGAACACTTAAAAAAAATTCACTTTAGCTTTCCTCCCGCTCCCCATTCGGGCAATATTATTTTACAAGCGGAAAATATTTGTAAGGCTTACGGTACCCGCTCCGTAATTAAAAATTTGGATTTAACGGTTGAGAGAAATGAAAAGCTTGTTTTGGCGGGTAAAAACGGAGCGGGAAAATCCACTCTTTTAAGAATTCTTGCAGGGGAGGATTCGGATTTCTCTGGAACCGTAAAAGAAGGGTCGGGAGTAAAAATGGGGTATTTTTCGCAAGATGAATCCGAAACAATTACAGGAAGCGAAACTATAATTGCAATGCTTGAGCGCACCGCCCCGTTGGAACTTATTCCTAAACTTTATGATATGCTTGCCGCATTTTTATTTCGTGGCGATGACATTTATAAACCCCTTTCGGTTTTATCCGGAGGAGAAAAAAGCCGCCTTGCCCTGCTTTCTCTTTTATTAAAACCTTTAAATCTTTTAATTCTTGATGAGCCGACAAACCACTTGGATTTGCATTCAAAAGATGTGCTTTTGGACGCTTTAAAACGTTTTGACGGTACCGTAGTATTTGTATCGCATGATAAAGGCTTTATAAAAGATTTGGCAACACGAGTTTTGGAACTTAAGGCCTCCGATAATCCGTCGGAGCCGTCACGGATACGGAATTTTCCCGGCACTTACGATTATTATCTTTACCGTTTGGAGCAGGAAGAAAAAGGCAGTGCAATCGAAGGAGAGGTTAATTACAAACTGAGCGGGACGGCAGACGTAGAGAAAAACGTAAAGCAGCTTTCTTACGAAGAACAAAAACGATTGAAAGCGGAAAAGCGTAAACTTGAAAAAGAGGAAGAAAGAATTTTAGCGGAAATAGAAAAATGTGAAGACGAAATTTCCGAAAATGAAAACCTTTTAGCCGAACCTGAAATTTACTCGGACGGAGAAAAAAGTAAATTCGTTCAGCAGGAAATTTCAAGACTGAAACAACTTGCAGAACGGCTTTCTGAAGATTGGGCTGCGATAGGAGAAAAAATAGCGGCTTGTTAA
- a CDS encoding SH3 domain-containing protein, which produces MLKSVYKLAVFLILPLLFLNCSNKLGYGVVNWSIPEYNLTAGDIIPIYVRSNIESVYIVGLNEQTKLRVEIPLWQLSFFESKKDALKFQKKLEDYKNTYATVNLDGLPMRSEPDNTSKQVYRLRQGQTVKVLWFGEGIPVLKGGKPMDGQWYEVLTSDGAKGWCFSYNLTMYDEREASSVADTETEKITDEELEKVLNETWYPENYRKMINSKQVDLDKMSLTWGFFPGSKSGIARIELKDIKVSFPYTKITKIRDKYQFEGVSLSLQIRGKDIITLEFSDQNGKNRIENFVILNATPEEIINNELKRRSGEIEAIAKTSSEFTSANFGTLKILNGGQFIWSGYNVISPSIIPSGAGSSGTVSVSGFLTPKLKSDYEGVLSFKFEKADEPVIFMYSISSKGLRLEAVERNNISENIVNRRSLNPVILFFAVN; this is translated from the coding sequence ATGTTAAAATCCGTATATAAATTAGCCGTTTTTTTAATTTTACCGCTTTTATTTTTAAACTGCTCCAATAAATTAGGTTACGGAGTTGTAAACTGGTCGATACCTGAATATAATTTAACGGCTGGAGATATAATTCCGATTTATGTCCGCTCCAATATCGAAAGCGTTTATATCGTCGGCTTAAACGAGCAGACTAAACTGCGCGTGGAGATTCCTTTGTGGCAACTAAGTTTTTTTGAATCGAAAAAAGATGCTTTAAAATTTCAAAAAAAACTTGAAGATTATAAAAATACTTATGCAACGGTTAACCTTGACGGTCTTCCTATGCGTTCTGAACCGGATAATACTTCAAAGCAGGTTTACAGGTTGAGACAGGGACAAACCGTAAAGGTTTTATGGTTCGGTGAGGGTATTCCCGTTTTAAAGGGCGGCAAACCTATGGACGGGCAGTGGTATGAGGTGCTTACAAGCGACGGAGCTAAGGGCTGGTGTTTTTCGTATAACCTTACAATGTATGACGAGCGCGAAGCCTCTTCGGTTGCCGATACCGAAACCGAAAAAATTACCGATGAAGAATTGGAAAAAGTTTTAAACGAAACTTGGTATCCTGAAAATTACCGTAAAATGATAAATTCAAAACAAGTGGACCTTGATAAAATGAGTTTAACTTGGGGCTTTTTCCCGGGCTCCAAGTCGGGAATTGCCCGTATAGAACTTAAGGATATAAAGGTATCGTTTCCGTATACGAAAATTACAAAAATACGCGATAAATATCAGTTTGAAGGAGTAAGTCTTTCTCTTCAAATCAGGGGAAAAGATATTATTACTTTGGAATTTTCGGACCAAAACGGGAAAAACAGAATAGAAAATTTCGTAATTTTAAATGCAACTCCCGAAGAAATAATAAATAACGAGTTAAAACGCCGAAGCGGTGAAATTGAAGCGATTGCAAAAACCTCTTCCGAATTCACTTCGGCAAATTTCGGTACATTAAAAATTTTAAACGGAGGACAATTTATTTGGAGCGGATACAATGTTATCTCGCCTTCAATAATACCTTCAGGTGCCGGGTCTTCGGGGACGGTTTCGGTAAGCGGTTTTTTAACTCCGAAACTGAAATCGGATTATGAAGGAGTTTTAAGTTTTAAATTTGAAAAAGCGGACGAACCGGTAATTTTTATGTACAGTATATCTTCAAAAGGTTTAAGACTTGAAGCTGTTGAGCGAAATAACATAAGCGAAAACATCGTAAACCGAAGAAGTTTAAATCCGGTAATTCTCTTTTTTGCGGTAAACTAA
- a CDS encoding glycerophosphoryl diester phosphodiesterase membrane domain-containing protein: MVKGKVDTEAGITSSLYYRFSIIWLFIKYQLVTKALLGMIILPGYSACVKYFIRLSGRTGISSGDFLSFLFSFNGAGVLLITLLLMVLLIGVDINVFIIISAFIKEQKFKITARSVLIAGIKSLKAFLKPSGILIMCYVSLIFPIIGLGITVSPMKSFQIPNFIISVIYGNGLYLSIYIAVILFFIYLSFRSVFSFHFIILYGYSVKKGIKASWGLTKKYKKEFLKDFFFRYLKPAVFIVVFFAVSIILLYSLTVFEFAAKEWVRILLLFLLLNTAELGIFILFLFIPIIIFRITELFYKYNKKEGEGIRFLKTSETEGFKKKKIRVKTKFFILLFFIIVTAVNIFISLILSFNFDAFFKDYNKIEIIAHRGGGNLGAENTLEGILSAIKENVEWTEIDVQRTKDGYYIINHDKTFARLCGEPRASDEMTLEEIKRLKVKNEFTENAPSQNVASLEEVIKVARDRIGLFIELKGKTADTKMADDIVKMLQNENMENQSVLLSLDYSLIKYIKTKYPQIKTGYLYFFSIGNTDELVGDYLIMEEREATFENIENIRQKGKKAIVWTVNTDDSIQKFIYSSVDGIITDYVISVKEAIEERNNKTDLELILDNFFLTD, encoded by the coding sequence TTGGTTAAGGGAAAGGTTGATACTGAAGCCGGTATTACATCATCTTTATATTACAGATTCTCCATAATTTGGCTTTTTATAAAGTACCAATTGGTTACAAAAGCATTGCTGGGTATGATTATATTGCCGGGGTATTCGGCATGTGTAAAATATTTTATACGCTTATCGGGAAGAACGGGAATTTCAAGCGGAGATTTTTTAAGCTTTTTATTCAGTTTTAACGGGGCAGGTGTTTTGTTGATAACACTTTTATTGATGGTTCTATTGATAGGTGTTGATATAAATGTTTTTATCATAATATCGGCTTTTATAAAAGAACAAAAATTTAAAATTACGGCAAGGAGCGTCCTGATTGCAGGAATAAAATCTTTAAAAGCTTTTCTTAAACCTTCCGGTATTTTAATTATGTGTTATGTTTCTTTAATATTTCCCATTATAGGATTGGGAATTACCGTATCTCCTATGAAATCGTTTCAAATTCCTAACTTTATTATTTCCGTAATATACGGAAACGGCTTATATTTGAGCATATATATTGCAGTTATCTTATTTTTTATCTACTTAAGTTTTCGCTCCGTTTTTTCGTTTCACTTTATTATTTTATACGGATATAGTGTAAAAAAAGGAATAAAGGCTTCATGGGGATTGACGAAAAAATATAAAAAGGAATTCCTGAAGGATTTTTTCTTCAGATATTTAAAACCCGCCGTTTTTATTGTCGTCTTTTTTGCGGTTTCAATTATATTATTATATTCACTTACGGTTTTCGAATTTGCTGCAAAAGAATGGGTAAGAATTTTATTACTTTTTCTTTTACTTAATACTGCGGAATTGGGAATTTTTATTTTATTCTTATTTATACCTATAATTATTTTTCGTATTACGGAATTATTTTATAAATATAATAAAAAAGAAGGAGAGGGAATTCGGTTTTTAAAAACTTCAGAAACGGAGGGCTTTAAAAAGAAAAAAATAAGGGTAAAAACAAAATTTTTTATTTTACTTTTCTTTATAATCGTTACCGCCGTAAATATCTTTATCTCACTTATTTTATCTTTTAACTTTGATGCGTTTTTTAAAGACTATAATAAAATAGAAATTATAGCTCACAGAGGTGGAGGCAACTTGGGTGCGGAAAATACCTTGGAAGGAATCTTGTCTGCAATAAAAGAAAATGTAGAATGGACTGAAATAGACGTACAGCGTACAAAGGACGGTTATTACATTATTAACCACGATAAAACTTTTGCACGGTTATGCGGGGAACCGAGAGCCTCCGATGAAATGACGCTTGAAGAAATTAAAAGATTAAAAGTAAAAAACGAATTTACCGAAAATGCTCCTTCTCAAAATGTAGCCTCTCTTGAAGAAGTTATAAAAGTTGCAAGGGATAGAATAGGTTTATTTATAGAACTGAAAGGAAAAACCGCCGATACAAAAATGGCCGATGATATAGTCAAGATGCTGCAAAATGAAAATATGGAAAATCAATCGGTACTTCTTTCCTTGGATTATTCTTTGATTAAATACATAAAAACAAAATACCCGCAAATAAAAACAGGTTATCTTTATTTTTTTTCCATAGGCAATACCGATGAGCTTGTCGGCGATTATTTAATTATGGAAGAACGTGAAGCTACCTTTGAAAACATTGAAAATATTCGGCAAAAAGGAAAAAAAGCGATTGTTTGGACGGTAAACACGGACGACTCCATTCAAAAATTTATTTATTCTTCCGTAGACGGAATTATTACCGATTATGTTATTTCCGTTAAAGAAGCTATCGAGGAAAGAAACAATAAAACGGATTTGGAATTGATATTGGATAACTTTTTCCTTACGGATTAA
- a CDS encoding ABC transporter ATP-binding protein, which yields MISLKNVFYKTGSGIPILQNINLGIKQGEFVLITGKSGSGKSTLGSVINGLIPHYYGGVFSGNAILDGKDTREMSLFDIGKTAGTVFQEPRSRFFMTDTFNEVALACTAMQLPREEIIKRIEKTFIKFNIENLKHKSIFNLSSGEKQKIAIASCCATAPKILIFDEPSANLDIKSIFELKEIIKELKREGKTLIVLEHRLFYLADLFDRMIYLNNGSIVKTFNNEQAKKLTDTDYLKMRLRSFSLNTLLTRSKEKEEREIFQKNITNLPDLPYFEIQKISFSRGKRNRKIEILSGISLKAQSGEIIGIVGENGAGKTTLAKLCAGLLKEESGSVLLRGKTLPAKKRLGKIYFVMQDSDYQLFACSVYEELCIGKSNKEITSAEKERILSYLELTEYKEKHPASLSRGQKQRLTVAGALLSNCPVLFFDEPTSGLDMGCMELISNSMIKLADENKIIFVISHDYEFLLSVCKRVIHISNGTVKQDFQLTENSKLQLWNILSGGQFE from the coding sequence ATGATTTCACTTAAAAATGTTTTTTATAAAACGGGGTCAGGGATTCCTATTTTACAAAATATAAATCTCGGAATAAAACAGGGAGAATTTGTGTTAATTACAGGCAAAAGCGGCTCCGGAAAGAGTACGCTCGGCTCCGTTATTAACGGCTTGATTCCTCATTATTACGGCGGCGTTTTTTCGGGAAACGCAATACTTGACGGCAAAGACACACGGGAAATGAGCCTTTTTGACATCGGAAAAACGGCAGGTACGGTATTTCAAGAGCCGAGAAGCCGCTTTTTTATGACCGATACGTTTAATGAAGTTGCCCTGGCCTGTACTGCAATGCAATTACCGCGGGAAGAAATTATTAAAAGAATTGAAAAAACTTTTATAAAATTCAATATTGAAAACTTAAAGCATAAAAGTATTTTTAACCTTTCAAGCGGAGAAAAACAAAAAATTGCAATAGCCTCCTGCTGCGCAACGGCTCCCAAAATACTTATCTTTGATGAACCGTCCGCCAACCTCGATATAAAATCTATTTTTGAACTGAAAGAAATAATAAAGGAATTAAAACGGGAAGGAAAAACGCTTATCGTTTTGGAACACCGTCTGTTTTACTTGGCTGATTTATTTGACCGAATGATTTATTTAAACAACGGAAGCATTGTAAAAACGTTTAATAATGAGCAAGCGAAAAAATTAACCGATACCGATTACCTTAAAATGCGGCTAAGAAGTTTTTCACTTAACACACTTTTAACGCGGAGTAAAGAAAAAGAAGAGCGAGAAATATTTCAAAAAAATATTACAAATCTTCCGGACTTACCTTATTTTGAAATACAAAAGATTTCATTTTCCCGCGGTAAGAGGAATCGTAAAATCGAAATACTGTCAGGTATATCGTTAAAAGCTCAAAGCGGAGAAATTATCGGCATCGTCGGAGAAAACGGAGCGGGCAAAACAACTTTGGCAAAACTTTGTGCGGGGTTATTAAAAGAAGAATCCGGAAGCGTTTTACTCCGCGGTAAAACACTTCCTGCAAAAAAACGTTTGGGAAAAATATATTTTGTTATGCAGGATTCCGATTATCAACTTTTTGCCTGTAGTGTATATGAAGAACTTTGTATCGGAAAATCGAATAAGGAAATAACCTCTGCGGAAAAAGAGCGCATTTTATCTTATCTTGAATTAACCGAATACAAAGAAAAACATCCTGCAAGTTTATCACGCGGACAAAAACAGCGGCTCACCGTTGCGGGAGCATTACTGAGCAATTGCCCCGTACTTTTTTTTGACGAACCTACCAGCGGCTTGGATATGGGTTGTATGGAACTTATTTCAAACAGTATGATAAAACTTGCCGATGAGAATAAAATTATTTTTGTTATTTCGCACGATTATGAATTTTTATTGTCGGTATGTAAAAGAGTTATTCATATTTCAAACGGAACCGTTAAACAAGATTTTCAATTAACGGAGAATTCAAAATTACAATTATGGAATATTTTAAGCGGAGGACAATTTGAGTAA
- a CDS encoding class I SAM-dependent methyltransferase, whose protein sequence is MEKKTHIIDFFNELANRWDDIAENNERSIDFIVEYADLKPECTVLDIGCGTGILEGRILKFNPKKILAIDISMNMILKAKQKFKDSRIEFLNADIYALCENGFDRAFIFNAYPHFIEKENLAEKLYGCLKQNGRFIIAHDHSRYEVNSRHDKTIKREAPISFELKSAEEEAVIWKKFFKIDTLIDKENLYMISGVKK, encoded by the coding sequence ATGGAAAAAAAAACTCATATAATAGATTTTTTTAACGAACTTGCAAACCGGTGGGACGATATTGCGGAAAATAATGAAAGGTCGATAGACTTTATTGTTGAATATGCCGATTTAAAACCGGAATGTACGGTTTTGGATATAGGCTGCGGAACGGGGATTTTAGAAGGGCGTATTTTAAAATTCAATCCGAAAAAAATTCTTGCGATAGATATCTCAATGAATATGATTTTAAAGGCAAAGCAAAAATTCAAAGATTCAAGGATAGAATTTCTGAATGCGGATATTTATGCGTTATGTGAAAACGGTTTTGACCGTGCTTTTATTTTTAATGCTTACCCGCATTTTATAGAAAAAGAAAACCTTGCCGAAAAATTGTACGGCTGCCTTAAACAAAACGGACGTTTTATTATAGCCCACGACCATTCACGGTATGAAGTAAATTCCAGACATGATAAAACGATAAAACGGGAAGCCCCCATTTCTTTTGAATTAAAATCCGCAGAGGAAGAAGCCGTAATATGGAAAAAGTTTTTTAAAATAGATACTCTTATAGATAAGGAAAACCTTTATATGATTTCCGGGGTAAAAAAATAA
- a CDS encoding MptD family putative ECF transporter S component — translation MKDKTEKLNARDFIGIGIFGAIALLLFFVTGALAALTLAGTIANIPIVMFFESIAFMLAALKIRKRGIFLIMGIITVLPGFMAANVYGVLLSVIGWFIADSVAAYKKYENKKILIVSYVIGASLQSALFSLPMYISHGQYFIERREILHLTNETLQQYLNLISWYMYGSMIILTVFTSFAGAVISIKILKKHFEKADMI, via the coding sequence ATGAAAGACAAAACGGAAAAATTAAATGCCCGCGATTTTATCGGTATAGGTATTTTCGGAGCAATAGCCTTATTGCTTTTTTTCGTTACGGGAGCTTTAGCGGCGCTTACACTTGCAGGTACTATAGCGAATATTCCCATCGTAATGTTTTTTGAGTCAATAGCGTTTATGCTCGCAGCTCTTAAAATACGTAAACGCGGAATTTTTTTAATTATGGGAATAATAACGGTTTTACCCGGTTTTATGGCGGCAAACGTGTACGGAGTTTTATTATCCGTTATCGGGTGGTTTATTGCAGATTCCGTTGCCGCATACAAAAAATATGAAAATAAAAAAATACTCATCGTAAGCTATGTTATCGGAGCATCTCTTCAATCGGCGCTTTTTTCTTTACCGATGTATATTTCACACGGACAATATTTTATTGAACGCCGGGAAATATTACATTTAACAAACGAAACCTTACAGCAATACCTTAATCTTATTTCATGGTATATGTACGGCTCGATGATAATCCTTACCGTCTTTACATCTTTTGCAGGAGCGGTTATTTCGATAAAGATTTTAAAAAAGCATTTTGAAAAAGCGGATATGATTTAA